The following proteins are co-located in the Haloplanus sp. HW8-1 genome:
- a CDS encoding alpha/beta fold hydrolase, giving the protein MPSYAGWTAAQETATVTVDGHELDVAYYDEGSGDPVVFLHGIPTNSYLWRDVIGPIAAERRVIVPDMIGYGNSSMFDGFDRSIRAQEEMITELLSALDVETPSLVGHDLGGGVFLRYAAHHPDAVDELVLSNSIAYDSWPIQLITDLGLPETARETGVEELQAMLDDLFRDTLHGSEHSDAFLDGMTTPWNSEAGATSLVRNAISTNTNHTTEVDPETIEARTLLLWGADDQFQSIEWAERLQADIETAELIGLDDANHWVMEDRPDAYRDELADFLR; this is encoded by the coding sequence ATGCCAAGCTACGCGGGGTGGACTGCAGCGCAGGAGACGGCGACCGTCACGGTCGACGGACACGAACTCGACGTCGCCTACTACGACGAGGGATCGGGCGATCCCGTCGTCTTTCTCCACGGGATTCCGACGAACTCCTACCTGTGGCGGGACGTGATCGGGCCGATCGCGGCGGAACGCCGCGTCATCGTGCCGGACATGATCGGATACGGCAACTCGTCGATGTTCGACGGGTTCGATAGATCGATCCGCGCACAGGAGGAGATGATAACGGAACTGCTGTCGGCGCTTGATGTCGAAACCCCCTCGCTGGTCGGTCACGACCTCGGTGGCGGCGTGTTCCTTCGATACGCGGCCCATCATCCGGATGCTGTCGACGAGCTCGTGCTCTCGAACTCCATCGCGTACGACTCCTGGCCGATCCAGTTGATCACCGACTTGGGACTTCCCGAGACGGCACGAGAAACCGGTGTGGAGGAGTTGCAGGCGATGCTCGACGACCTCTTTCGAGACACGCTCCACGGGTCGGAGCACAGCGACGCGTTCCTCGACGGGATGACCACGCCGTGGAACTCCGAAGCGGGTGCAACCTCTCTCGTTCGAAACGCGATCTCGACGAACACGAATCACACGACTGAGGTCGATCCGGAAACGATCGAAGCCCGGACGCTCCTCCTGTGGGGGGCGGACGATCAGTTCCAGTCCATCGAGTGGGCCGAGCGCTTGCAAGCGGATATCGAGACGGCCGAACTGATCGGGCTGGACGACGCAAACCACTGGGTGATGGAAGATCGGCCGGACGCCTACCGCGACGAACTGGCCGACTTCCTGCGCTAA
- a CDS encoding RNA-guided endonuclease InsQ/TnpB family protein, translated as MLETTRTYRAKIVNHQQVQDNLDQCGFSASKLWNVARYYTHGQWDEDGEIPDDGELKSELKDHERYSDLHSQSSQRVLEELAESFTSWYKARQRGDEDANPPGYRKHGDEHPRSTVTWKQKGIKHDSKHNQLRLSKGFNLKNHRSDFILCEYETRPDVTVENIQQVRAVWNGDRWELHVVCKKEIPVADAPGDNTAGIDLGIKNYLAIAYDDGDAELYPGNVLKQDKHYFTRDEYDTEGENGPSRRAVRARQKLSRRKDHFLHALAKHVVERCIDREVGRIAIGDLSEIREDENGDARNWGQGGNKKLHGWEFDRFTTLLEYKAEEHGILVDRKSERDTSKTCSCCGRKRDANRVERGLYVCESCGATMNADVNGAVNIRRKITQNPPTEDMSNGRLARPVAYLFNQTSGSFSPREQAGCEP; from the coding sequence ATGCTGGAGACAACCCGTACCTATCGAGCGAAAATCGTCAATCACCAACAGGTGCAAGATAACCTCGACCAGTGCGGGTTCTCCGCGTCGAAACTGTGGAACGTCGCCCGATACTACACGCATGGCCAATGGGACGAAGATGGGGAGATCCCCGACGACGGCGAACTCAAATCCGAACTCAAGGACCACGAACGATACAGTGACCTCCATTCGCAGTCAAGTCAGCGAGTTCTTGAAGAGCTTGCTGAGTCGTTCACCAGCTGGTACAAAGCACGCCAACGCGGAGACGAGGACGCCAACCCACCGGGCTATCGCAAACACGGCGATGAACACCCGCGTTCCACCGTGACGTGGAAGCAGAAAGGCATCAAGCACGATTCCAAGCACAATCAACTTCGTCTGAGCAAGGGCTTCAACCTGAAGAACCACCGCTCAGATTTCATCCTCTGTGAGTACGAGACGCGACCGGACGTGACTGTGGAGAACATCCAGCAGGTTCGAGCCGTCTGGAACGGCGACCGTTGGGAACTCCACGTTGTCTGCAAGAAGGAGATCCCCGTCGCAGACGCACCGGGCGACAATACGGCGGGCATCGACCTCGGCATCAAGAACTATCTCGCCATCGCCTACGACGATGGAGATGCTGAATTGTATCCGGGGAACGTGCTGAAGCAAGACAAGCACTACTTCACCCGAGACGAGTACGACACAGAAGGCGAAAACGGCCCCTCACGCCGTGCGGTTCGTGCCCGACAGAAATTGTCCCGGCGGAAAGACCACTTCCTCCACGCGCTCGCCAAACACGTCGTAGAGCGGTGCATCGACCGCGAGGTAGGTCGCATCGCCATCGGTGACCTGAGCGAGATTCGAGAGGATGAGAACGGAGACGCTCGGAACTGGGGTCAGGGTGGGAACAAGAAACTCCACGGGTGGGAGTTCGACCGGTTCACGACGCTCTTGGAGTACAAGGCGGAGGAACACGGTATCCTCGTTGACCGGAAGAGCGAGCGAGACACGAGCAAGACGTGTTCATGCTGTGGGCGAAAGCGTGACGCGAATCGTGTGGAACGTGGCTTGTACGTCTGTGAATCGTGTGGTGCGACGATGAACGCGGACGTGAACGGTGCAGTGAATATTCGTAGAAAGATAACTCAGAATCCTCCAACCGAGGATATGAGTAACGGTCGTTTGGCACGACCAGTAGCCTACCTGTTCAACCAAACCTCGGGGTCGTTCTCCCCGAGGGAACAGGCAGGTTGCGAACCGTAA
- a CDS encoding winged helix-turn-helix transcriptional regulator, which yields MSNLLGRKWHLIILHQLLTEGAMGFGELKGEIDHISSKVLSDSLDRLETEHELVERHIVSKKPVRVEYAVTDRGRDFAPIVTRIHEWGVEHVVRE from the coding sequence ATGTCAAACCTCCTTGGACGCAAGTGGCACTTGATCATCCTCCACCAGCTACTGACGGAGGGAGCGATGGGATTCGGCGAACTGAAAGGAGAGATCGATCACATATCGTCGAAGGTCCTGTCGGACAGCCTCGATCGACTCGAGACGGAACACGAACTCGTCGAACGCCACATCGTGAGCAAAAAGCCGGTGCGCGTCGAGTACGCGGTGACGGACCGCGGTCGTGACTTCGCCCCCATCGTCACTCGTATCCACGAGTGGGGCGTCGAACACGTCGTGAGAGAGTAG
- a CDS encoding winged helix-turn-helix transcriptional regulator produces the protein MSDDTEADAATQLEVWCAGEDWCPVTTTASLIGKKWHPVIIHRLLEQGPSGFNELKTYVDGISSKVLSSSLDDLEEKQIVDREIISEKPVRVQYSLTEHGQSLEPVIFSMRDWGLEHLTEPDEDESSVA, from the coding sequence ATGAGCGACGATACTGAAGCGGACGCTGCCACCCAGCTCGAAGTGTGGTGTGCCGGCGAGGACTGGTGCCCGGTCACGACGACAGCGTCACTCATCGGCAAGAAGTGGCACCCCGTGATCATTCACCGACTCCTCGAACAGGGACCGAGCGGGTTCAACGAACTCAAAACGTATGTCGACGGGATTTCGAGCAAAGTCCTCTCGAGTAGTCTCGACGACCTCGAGGAGAAGCAGATCGTCGACCGCGAGATCATCAGCGAAAAACCCGTGCGGGTGCAGTACTCGCTCACCGAACACGGGCAGTCGCTCGAACCGGTGATATTTTCGATGCGTGACTGGGGTCTCGAACATCTCACGGAACCCGACGAAGACGAGTCGTCGGTCGCGTAG
- a CDS encoding cupredoxin domain-containing protein: MAIDDIDRRTLLRLGGVAAIGALAGCNSQQGSEATSTATTTPTSTATATATATEASGTNPLGADQLGGPDDLQSSATVEATMLSSDQGAGQHVNTPAVVWVEQGATVTWNIAEGSHSITAYHPDFDRSLRIPEGATSFDSGILSAGESFEHTFDTPGVYNYFCRPHEGLGMVGLVVVGQPQGGPGTTAVDDIELSAAAQSLTRLLDVAGIVTSEGGGANAYAWQDATWDSYWYSLYNMSTNIAMSGNGVLFPHNEEQQQAFDQRVPGMLQHADVDKPPIKNPNLNMAAFTEGDPHFTQQPVFDSGDGRPDAATLTWGMSKSSKVVSPSSVAWTHLKGVTWAKNFQKHFETLPPGIAAKFRAQMLATLAQIGTNATLIAGGPDGNGALTKGDSLELVSEFRPSDGTVVDDTTRPNHHSAMLWFLSDLTSLAGNGWFGYVNPEPLIPNGKIQQLTDGMAQTTMNLFDPSDVVDMGSTRDLGQMLGAVGWYGTHAGGDDLRAAAASYADDLAAEVDAHFEGNGYVADGAANGAATQGAVGQGLLWASQIDGVDHRDTAESVLGYLLDELWDEDAGTFATSPDASTYRITSRDAGDVTGGLNAADALLDLDVQAVYARYFNQTFNRGRLQRAERPNSRDEGAEFTLPLPPTAGGEYGQAAVYNDAVEYDAGDDEWTVVDDTFTTAWALYTANQDIWIGNWAGDFYQGRGVPGRSDQPPEGA; the protein is encoded by the coding sequence ATGGCAATCGATGACATTGACAGGCGTACGCTCCTTCGTCTCGGTGGGGTCGCAGCGATCGGCGCACTAGCGGGTTGTAACAGTCAGCAAGGCTCCGAGGCCACCTCGACGGCGACGACGACTCCCACGTCGACCGCAACGGCGACGGCCACGGCGACGGAAGCGTCCGGGACCAACCCCCTTGGTGCGGATCAACTCGGGGGACCCGACGACCTCCAGTCGTCGGCGACGGTGGAGGCGACGATGCTTTCGTCCGACCAGGGCGCCGGCCAGCACGTGAACACGCCGGCCGTCGTCTGGGTCGAACAGGGCGCGACCGTGACGTGGAACATCGCCGAGGGATCGCACTCGATCACGGCGTATCACCCCGACTTCGACCGGTCACTCCGGATTCCAGAGGGGGCGACTTCCTTCGATTCCGGGATTCTTTCCGCAGGAGAATCTTTCGAACACACCTTCGACACACCGGGCGTCTACAACTACTTCTGTCGCCCGCACGAGGGACTCGGGATGGTCGGTCTCGTCGTCGTCGGTCAGCCACAGGGTGGGCCGGGAACGACGGCCGTCGACGACATCGAACTGAGCGCCGCCGCCCAGTCGCTCACCCGACTCCTCGACGTGGCGGGCATCGTCACCAGCGAGGGTGGGGGGGCGAACGCGTACGCGTGGCAGGACGCCACCTGGGACTCCTACTGGTACTCCCTGTACAACATGAGTACCAACATCGCCATGAGTGGGAACGGGGTTCTGTTCCCCCACAACGAGGAGCAACAGCAGGCGTTCGACCAGCGAGTGCCGGGGATGCTCCAGCATGCGGACGTCGACAAGCCGCCGATCAAGAATCCCAACCTGAACATGGCCGCGTTCACGGAGGGCGACCCCCACTTCACCCAACAGCCCGTCTTCGATTCCGGCGATGGGCGACCCGACGCCGCGACGCTGACGTGGGGCATGTCGAAGTCCTCGAAGGTCGTGAGTCCTTCCTCCGTCGCGTGGACGCACCTCAAGGGTGTGACGTGGGCGAAGAACTTCCAGAAACACTTCGAGACGCTTCCACCGGGAATTGCGGCGAAGTTCCGCGCGCAGATGCTCGCCACCCTCGCCCAGATCGGGACGAACGCGACACTCATCGCCGGCGGCCCGGACGGCAACGGAGCGCTCACGAAAGGCGACTCGCTCGAACTCGTCTCCGAGTTCCGACCGAGTGACGGCACGGTCGTCGACGACACGACCCGGCCCAACCACCACTCGGCGATGCTTTGGTTCCTGTCGGATCTCACGAGCCTCGCGGGGAACGGCTGGTTCGGCTACGTGAACCCGGAACCGCTGATTCCGAACGGAAAGATCCAGCAACTGACCGACGGGATGGCGCAGACGACGATGAACCTCTTCGATCCCTCGGATGTCGTCGACATGGGGTCGACCCGGGACCTCGGCCAGATGCTCGGGGCCGTCGGCTGGTACGGAACCCACGCAGGAGGCGACGACCTGCGTGCTGCCGCCGCGAGCTACGCCGACGATCTGGCGGCTGAAGTCGACGCCCACTTCGAGGGCAACGGATACGTGGCCGACGGCGCGGCCAACGGAGCGGCGACGCAGGGCGCGGTCGGACAGGGGCTCCTCTGGGCTTCCCAGATCGACGGCGTCGATCACCGCGACACCGCGGAGAGCGTTCTCGGCTACCTGCTCGACGAACTCTGGGACGAGGACGCGGGCACCTTCGCCACCAGTCCCGACGCCTCCACCTACCGAATCACGTCGCGTGACGCGGGCGACGTGACCGGCGGCCTCAACGCCGCCGACGCGCTCCTCGATCTCGACGTACAGGCGGTGTACGCCCGCTACTTCAACCAGACGTTCAACCGCGGGCGACTGCAACGGGCCGAACGTCCGAACAGCCGCGACGAGGGTGCCGAATTCACGCTTCCCCTCCCGCCGACTGCCGGCGGCGAGTACGGACAGGCCGCCGTGTACAACGACGCCGTCGAGTACGACGCCGGCGACGACGAGTGGACGGTCGTCGACGACACGTTCACGACGGCGTGGGCGCTGTACACCGCGAATCAGGACATCTGGATCGGGAACTGGGCCGGCGACTTCTACCAAGGCCGCGGCGTGCCCGGCCGGAGCGACCAGCCGCCTGAGGGGGCCTGA
- a CDS encoding redoxin domain-containing protein, protein MLPEGTTAPEFTLPGTAMDRDASEVSQYSLADALQRGPVILNFYLFDFHPECTEHMCSLHDLLWFDLDDRVTVFGISTDRSFSHRAFAETEELAFALLSDSDGSVAESYDVFYEEFNGHKRIAKRSVFVVDTDGTIRYAWSTDDPTVQPDLSAVKDALEGLQTVHSDD, encoded by the coding sequence ATGCTCCCCGAAGGCACCACCGCACCGGAGTTCACGTTGCCCGGAACCGCGATGGACCGAGACGCGAGCGAGGTGTCGCAGTACTCGCTCGCCGACGCACTCCAGCGAGGGCCGGTGATACTCAACTTCTATCTCTTCGATTTCCACCCGGAGTGCACCGAACACATGTGCTCGCTCCACGATCTACTGTGGTTCGACCTCGACGACCGAGTGACGGTGTTCGGCATCTCCACGGATCGCTCGTTCAGCCATCGAGCGTTCGCGGAGACGGAGGAACTGGCCTTCGCCCTCCTCTCGGATAGCGACGGGAGCGTCGCCGAATCCTACGACGTGTTCTACGAGGAGTTCAACGGCCACAAACGGATCGCGAAGCGTTCGGTCTTCGTCGTCGACACCGACGGGACGATTCGGTACGCGTGGAGCACCGACGATCCCACCGTGCAGCCGGACTTGTCGGCGGTCAAGGACGCACTCGAAGGATTGCAGACCGTCCACTCCGACGACTGA
- a CDS encoding NAD(P)H-hydrate epimerase yields the protein MTTDAFVTASGTHVPAVTAETMRDVDRVAVEDVGLQLLQMMENAGRTLAHRVAATGEEPAVVVAGNGGNGGGGLACARHLHNHDVRVAVVLDRDPDALSGAAAQQYRILDATDIPVKIGVEELAAFDRIGVVVDALVGYGLDGPLRDPARGLVEETDRRGSSVVSLDVPSGIDATTGETLGAAVHPETTVTLALPKTGLRTGAGQLVLADIGIPRVVYDRLDIAYDDPFGREWWIELATGD from the coding sequence ATGACCACTGACGCGTTCGTGACGGCGTCGGGGACGCACGTTCCGGCCGTGACGGCGGAGACGATGCGCGATGTCGACCGGGTTGCCGTCGAGGACGTGGGACTACAGTTACTCCAGATGATGGAGAACGCGGGCCGAACGCTGGCCCATCGAGTCGCTGCGACAGGTGAGGAGCCGGCCGTGGTCGTGGCCGGAAACGGCGGCAACGGCGGTGGCGGGTTGGCGTGTGCTCGCCATCTCCACAACCACGACGTTCGAGTGGCTGTCGTCCTCGACCGCGACCCCGACGCGTTGTCCGGGGCCGCGGCACAGCAGTATCGGATTCTCGACGCCACGGATATTCCGGTCAAGATCGGAGTCGAGGAACTGGCGGCGTTCGATCGGATCGGCGTCGTCGTCGACGCGCTCGTCGGGTACGGCCTCGACGGCCCACTCCGCGATCCGGCACGGGGGCTCGTTGAGGAAACGGACCGACGCGGATCGAGCGTCGTCTCCCTCGACGTGCCCTCCGGTATCGACGCCACGACCGGCGAGACACTCGGGGCAGCCGTCCACCCGGAGACGACGGTCACGCTCGCGTTACCGAAAACGGGACTACGAACCGGTGCGGGACAGCTCGTTCTCGCCGACATCGGCATTCCGCGGGTCGTGTACGACCGCCTCGACATCGCGTACGACGACCCGTTCGGCCGAGAGTGGTGGATCGAACTAGCGACTGGAGACTGA
- a CDS encoding MFS transporter — protein sequence MVARKHRVLLVIALAELLAMSLWFSATAAAPELAAEWGLTDGETAWVTIAVQLGFVAGALLSSALTLADVIRPRYLFAASAVAGAVFTAAIAGFVTSAVPAIGLRFLTGVALAGVYPTGMKILAGWFEEGRGFAIGMLVGALTVGSALPHLLRAVGGVGQPRVVLYGAAGLSVLGGLLVLLVEPGPHQAPAAPFDPSAIGRILRDRGTMLANGGYFGHMWELYAVWTWIPAYLIASIAANGGISDSSSLASLLAFGTIAIGGVGAVVAGSAADRFGRTGTTSASMAISGVACIAAGFVFGSSLLVLVPFVLVWGFVIVADSAQFSAAVSELAEGSYVGTALTLQTAIGFLLTTVSIQMIPMIVDLVGWRWAFAPLALGPILGTLSMQRLRKLPEATKLADGRG from the coding sequence ATGGTAGCCCGAAAACACCGAGTGCTGTTAGTGATCGCGCTGGCCGAACTCCTCGCCATGTCTCTCTGGTTCAGCGCGACCGCTGCGGCGCCGGAGTTGGCGGCTGAGTGGGGGCTCACCGACGGCGAGACGGCGTGGGTGACTATCGCAGTGCAGTTGGGCTTCGTCGCCGGTGCGCTCCTCTCCTCGGCCCTCACGCTCGCGGACGTGATCCGACCCCGCTACCTATTTGCGGCGTCGGCCGTCGCCGGCGCAGTGTTCACGGCCGCAATCGCTGGATTCGTCACGTCGGCCGTGCCGGCCATAGGTCTCCGATTTTTGACCGGCGTCGCCCTGGCCGGGGTTTACCCCACCGGGATGAAGATTCTCGCCGGCTGGTTCGAGGAGGGCCGCGGATTCGCAATCGGCATGCTGGTCGGCGCGCTGACCGTCGGCTCGGCGCTTCCGCACCTGCTCCGTGCCGTCGGCGGCGTCGGACAACCTCGAGTCGTGCTGTACGGGGCCGCGGGCCTGTCTGTACTCGGTGGGCTGTTGGTCCTCCTCGTCGAACCGGGACCGCATCAGGCACCGGCGGCACCGTTCGATCCGAGCGCGATCGGTCGCATCCTCCGGGACCGGGGAACGATGCTAGCCAACGGCGGCTACTTCGGCCACATGTGGGAGCTCTACGCCGTCTGGACGTGGATCCCTGCCTACCTGATCGCGAGCATCGCGGCGAACGGCGGGATTAGTGACTCGTCGAGTCTCGCCTCCCTCTTGGCCTTCGGGACTATCGCCATCGGTGGTGTCGGCGCCGTCGTCGCCGGCTCGGCGGCCGATCGGTTCGGTCGAACGGGGACGACGAGCGCGAGCATGGCCATCAGCGGCGTCGCCTGTATCGCCGCGGGATTCGTCTTCGGGTCGTCGTTGCTCGTTCTCGTCCCCTTCGTCCTCGTGTGGGGATTCGTCATCGTCGCCGATTCGGCCCAGTTTTCGGCGGCCGTCTCCGAACTCGCCGAAGGGTCCTACGTCGGGACGGCGCTGACGCTCCAGACGGCCATCGGGTTCCTCCTGACGACCGTGTCGATCCAGATGATCCCGATGATCGTGGATCTGGTCGGCTGGCGCTGGGCGTTCGCGCCGCTGGCTCTCGGCCCGATTCTCGGCACGCTGTCGATGCAGCGGCTCCGGAAACTCCCCGAGGCGACGAAGCTCGCCGACGGTCGCGGATAG
- a CDS encoding DUF7546 family protein, producing the protein MNTDRLSAETGTWTAIVDRVQRYGSRESMLYAGLVLNVEVTLVMVYWVASPTTITNPLILVYPFVWINLALWAVSSVKRPDVPRRRQLAVGALTGLYFVVLIVAGGLVGPGHAFHGHSHGTGAVRLALTSMPPGWSPALLYGGDLVRFSLFPYKLVGYLALSYLVFVTLLDVNGSALSGALGFASCVSCTWPILGTAVTALFGGGSVLATVATNQPYGLSTFVFTTSVGLLVWRPFSNPRGWLSGRY; encoded by the coding sequence ATGAACACCGATCGATTGTCCGCCGAGACGGGCACGTGGACGGCCATCGTCGACCGAGTGCAGCGATACGGGTCCCGAGAATCGATGCTGTACGCTGGACTCGTACTGAACGTCGAGGTGACACTGGTGATGGTGTACTGGGTCGCTTCGCCGACGACGATAACGAACCCGTTGATTCTGGTGTATCCATTCGTCTGGATCAATCTCGCTCTCTGGGCCGTCAGTTCGGTAAAGCGACCCGACGTGCCGCGACGACGGCAACTCGCCGTCGGTGCACTCACAGGGCTGTATTTCGTCGTACTGATCGTCGCCGGCGGGCTGGTCGGGCCAGGGCACGCGTTTCACGGCCACTCTCACGGGACCGGCGCAGTCCGTCTCGCCCTCACGTCGATGCCTCCAGGATGGAGCCCGGCGCTCCTCTACGGCGGTGATCTGGTCCGTTTCTCGCTGTTCCCGTACAAACTCGTGGGCTATCTCGCGCTCTCCTATCTCGTCTTCGTGACCCTTCTCGACGTGAACGGGTCGGCCCTCTCCGGCGCACTCGGCTTCGCCTCGTGTGTGAGTTGCACGTGGCCGATTCTCGGGACGGCCGTGACGGCGCTCTTCGGCGGTGGATCGGTACTCGCGACGGTCGCGACGAACCAGCCGTACGGCCTCTCGACGTTCGTCTTCACGACGTCCGTCGGATTGCTCGTCTGGCGGCCGTTCTCGAACCCGCGAGGCTGGCTGTCGGGGCGCTACTAG
- a CDS encoding helix-turn-helix domain-containing protein — MSEHDTNEATEAVQYDPSSSRYDVFECPDCDNVVLALGRDDPPMSCHGESMQRVTDCDITVKPPDVRQVLLDAFGLPKAGLDICLCVIGEGPLSANEVAESLGYDRSTVTRYLNKLVDIGLLRRSELNREEGGVVNVYHSVDLERMRRETLIGFYIWAGEAAALIEEANVTKQDYMAENPDRELPDVFWESFPDD, encoded by the coding sequence ATGTCTGAACACGACACGAACGAGGCGACCGAGGCGGTTCAGTACGATCCGTCATCCAGCAGGTACGACGTCTTCGAGTGTCCCGACTGTGACAACGTGGTTCTCGCGCTCGGCCGCGACGACCCACCGATGTCCTGTCACGGGGAGTCGATGCAACGCGTGACCGACTGCGATATCACCGTCAAACCACCCGACGTCAGACAGGTCCTCCTCGACGCGTTCGGCCTCCCCAAAGCCGGCCTCGACATCTGTCTCTGTGTCATCGGTGAGGGTCCACTCTCGGCGAACGAAGTCGCCGAATCGCTGGGCTACGACCGGAGCACGGTGACGCGGTACCTGAACAAACTCGTCGACATCGGTCTGCTTCGCCGATCCGAACTGAACCGTGAGGAGGGCGGCGTGGTCAACGTCTATCACTCGGTCGACCTAGAGCGGATGCGCCGCGAGACGCTGATCGGCTTCTACATCTGGGCCGGGGAGGCGGCCGCACTCATCGAGGAAGCCAACGTGACGAAACAGGACTACATGGCCGAGAATCCGGACCGCGAACTCCCGGACGTGTTCTGGGAATCGTTCCCCGACGACTGA
- a CDS encoding dihydrolipoyl dehydrogenase family protein: MSDFDVLVIGGGTGNNVASAAADAGLDTALVEPGPLGGTCLNRGCNPSKMLIQAANAVNHVRDAERFHVDATLDGVDHAAVVDEMDDLLGGIAADMEARYRERPNLTLFDEYTEFVDERTVALGGESVTADKVVVATGSRPVVPPIDGLDDIEYLTSQDALYRRELPDSLVIMGGGYIAVELGYVFETMGTDVTIVEMNDRLVHREDGDVADLFTELAAARHDVYTGHRVTAVEESGDGYAVHAETEAGDELTVDGSEVLVALGRRPNTDSLNLDAAGIEVDDRGFVETNEYLETSADNVWAQGDVAGNALFKHSGDHETRHTVANVVHGDRRAPDLSAMPHTIFTEPQIAGVGKTEAELDGREYVVGRADYADSAMGRAKKLDDGFVKVLAATDGTILGAHAIGYEASTLLHEAVVAMRHGLTVEDVGETIHAHPTLSKVVEAAFRDAAN, translated from the coding sequence ATGAGTGATTTCGACGTGCTCGTCATCGGCGGGGGAACCGGAAACAACGTCGCCTCGGCGGCGGCAGACGCGGGACTCGACACGGCGCTCGTCGAACCGGGACCGCTCGGCGGGACCTGTCTCAACCGCGGGTGCAACCCCTCGAAGATGTTGATTCAGGCCGCGAACGCCGTCAACCACGTCCGCGATGCCGAGCGCTTCCACGTCGACGCCACGCTCGACGGCGTGGATCACGCGGCCGTCGTCGACGAGATGGACGACCTGCTGGGCGGCATCGCTGCCGACATGGAGGCGCGGTACCGCGAGCGACCCAACCTGACGCTGTTCGACGAGTACACCGAGTTCGTCGACGAACGGACGGTGGCACTCGGCGGCGAATCCGTCACCGCCGACAAGGTCGTCGTCGCGACGGGAAGTCGCCCAGTCGTCCCACCCATCGACGGCCTCGACGACATCGAGTACCTCACGAGCCAAGACGCGCTCTACCGGCGCGAACTCCCGGACAGTCTCGTCATCATGGGTGGTGGCTACATCGCCGTCGAATTAGGGTACGTGTTCGAGACGATGGGCACCGACGTGACCATCGTCGAGATGAACGACCGGCTGGTCCACCGGGAGGACGGCGACGTGGCGGACCTGTTCACGGAACTCGCCGCCGCCCGCCACGACGTGTACACCGGGCACCGCGTCACGGCCGTCGAGGAGTCGGGCGACGGCTACGCCGTCCACGCCGAAACCGAGGCCGGTGACGAACTGACCGTCGACGGGAGCGAGGTGCTGGTCGCACTTGGCCGCCGCCCGAACACTGACTCGCTGAACCTCGACGCCGCCGGAATCGAGGTCGACGACCGCGGATTCGTCGAGACGAACGAGTACCTCGAGACGAGCGCGGACAACGTCTGGGCACAGGGCGACGTGGCTGGAAACGCGCTGTTCAAACACTCTGGAGACCACGAGACGCGGCACACTGTGGCGAACGTCGTCCACGGCGACCGACGGGCGCCCGACCTCTCGGCGATGCCACACACCATCTTCACCGAGCCACAGATCGCCGGCGTCGGGAAGACCGAGGCGGAACTCGACGGTCGGGAGTACGTCGTCGGCCGGGCGGACTACGCCGACTCTGCGATGGGTCGCGCGAAGAAACTCGACGACGGCTTCGTGAAAGTGCTCGCGGCGACCGACGGGACTATCCTCGGCGCGCATGCCATCGGCTACGAGGCGTCGACCTTGCTGCACGAGGCCGTCGTCGCGATGCGACACGGCCTCACCGTCGAGGACGTCGGCGAGACTATCCACGCCCACCCGACGCTGAGCAAGGTCGTCGAAGCGGCGTTCAGAGACGCAGCGAACTGA
- a CDS encoding L,D-transpeptidase, with product MDRSGPVRVVVWMRDAPPLDGPRSRVLDRLRELEADGAVDDVSVRVWGRYVDPPSDAPASEEGPIQARIAEFEAWADREGHSLEPAFGRCERSTMVSAERREVIRLPLQCLAVYAGDRLVGVFPCSTGSGTETVADCIRRLGTEAIVDDE from the coding sequence ATGGACCGGTCCGGTCCCGTCCGCGTCGTGGTCTGGATGCGAGACGCGCCGCCGCTGGACGGTCCTCGTTCGAGGGTGCTCGACCGGCTCCGTGAACTGGAAGCCGACGGCGCCGTCGACGACGTGTCGGTTCGCGTCTGGGGACGGTACGTCGATCCGCCTTCCGACGCTCCCGCAAGCGAGGAGGGGCCGATCCAGGCTCGAATCGCCGAGTTCGAGGCGTGGGCCGACCGCGAAGGCCACTCCCTCGAACCGGCCTTCGGGCGGTGTGAACGGTCGACGATGGTCTCGGCGGAGCGACGGGAGGTGATTCGCCTCCCGCTCCAGTGTCTGGCGGTTTACGCCGGCGACCGACTCGTCGGCGTGTTCCCGTGTTCGACTGGCAGTGGCACCGAGACCGTGGCTGACTGCATTCGGCGCCTCGGAACAGAGGCTATCGTCGACGACGAGTAG